GCTTCCTCGATGACTCCGAGCACCCGCGTGACCGGCAGCGCCACCACCACGCAGTCCGGCGTCTGCGGCAACGCGCCCACCGACGGGTAGCACGCCTTGCCGCGGATCTCGTCGTAGTTGGGATTCACCGGATAGACCGCGCCCTGGAAGCCGGACGCGAGCACGTTCCCCAGGATCCGTCCGCCGGTGCTTCCCTTGGGGGATGCGCCCACGACCGCCACCGATCGCGGCCGGAGCAGCGCCTTGAGGTTGTCGTTTCCGCTCATGTCCGTTGAAAAACAGTCACTTACCGGCGAGCCGGCTCATGGCTCGGGCGGTGGATTGCGTCCGCGGTCCGGAACGCCATGGTGCCCCTTCTCCGCAACTCCCTGGAATCCAGGGGAAAACCACTGCCCAGATATTGGGCAATCCGCTGGATCGCGGATGGATAGGGCGGTTTTTCGCGCGTCCTGACATTATTCACAGCCCTTATCCACAGAGGGTGTTATCAAATTGACATGGTATCGTAACATTGGCGTCTCCCCGGCGGCCCATTTCGTTCCCGCTCCCGGTTACCCGACCGTGGGCACGCCGGGATCGGCCGGCTCATGGCTGTCGCGGTCGCGCACGTGATCGTACTGGCGGGCAAACCAGCGCATGTACTCACCGTAGGTCGTGGGTTCATAACGCGGCGGGTCGTCCGGCCCCTGACACGTAGGCAGACACGCCATGGGAAAGTCGTGGGTGGCGTCGAAGAAGAACGGGATGGCGTAGCGGTCGCGGCCGGCGTTGCGGTTCACCACCCGGTGCGGCGTGGACAGGAACCGGTGGTTGGTCCAGCGGCGCAGCATGTCCCCGGAATTGACCAGGAAGGTGCCGGGCACGACGGGCGCGTCCACCCACTCGCCGGAGGACATGCCGATGGCCAGACCTGGAAGCTCCGACTGCGGCAGCATGGTGAGGAAGCTCGAGTCCGTGTGGGGCGCGAGGCCGTACTGATCGATGTCGCCTTCATCCGCGGGCGGGTAATGGGACAGCCGCAGGGTGTACTGGGGCTCGCGAAAGGCCGCGTCGAAGTAGTCCGGCGGCAGGTCCAGCGCCGTGGCGTAGACCGGCAGCATGCGCTTGCACAGCCCCTCCATGGCGTCGAGATATTCCACCACCGTCTCCCGGAAG
This is a stretch of genomic DNA from Deltaproteobacteria bacterium. It encodes these proteins:
- a CDS encoding isopenicillin N synthase family oxygenase, with protein sequence MAKALREPALDAAVASGIPVLDLAGYLAGVPGALQPLAAELRDALERVGFYYIHGHGVPRRLIDAVFTECARFHAQPLDRKMAVRGNEHNVGYMPVNGYVSRSSRVEKATRPNFVEAFFLKRDLPLDHPDVVAGVRYRCANPWPDARVLPGFRETVVEYLDAMEGLCKRMLPVYATALDLPPDYFDAAFREPQYTLRLSHYPPADEGDIDQYGLAPHTDSSFLTMLPQSELPGLAIGMSSGEWVDAPVVPGTFLVNSGDMLRRWTNHRFLSTPHRVVNRNAGRDRYAIPFFFDATHDFPMACLPTCQGPDDPPRYEPTTYGEYMRWFARQYDHVRDRDSHEPADPGVPTVG